Genomic DNA from uncultured Methanospirillum sp.:
ATATCAGTCCTGCCGGTGAATCCCCGTGCAAGCCTGAGTGCTGCCATGGTTGCCTCTGATCCTGATGAGACAAACCGCACCATATCCATGGCCGGATGATCCCTGATCACCTGCTTTGCGAGTGTTATCTCGGCTGGAGCAGGTGTCCCGTACAGCCAGCCGTCAGCGATCTGGTTCGTTATCGCCTCCCTGACTGACTGATGTGCATGGCCGAGGATCAGGGGACCGTATGCACAACAACAGTCGATCAGTTCAGCGCCATCGGCGGTTGTAATCCGGGGGCCGTGTCCTGAAATTGTATAGAACGGGTACGGCTGTATGGCCCTGACCGGGCTTGAAACTCCGCCGGGAATTATCTGCTTTGCAATATCGTAGTATTCACTGCTCTTCATCGATCCACCTGCATACCGATTCAGCAAAGTATGTGATGATCAGATCTGCCCCTGCCCGCCTGAGCGAGATAAGGCTCTCCATCACAACACGTCTCTCATCAAGCCAGCCATTCATGGCTGCAGCCTTGATCATTGAGTACTCGCCAGAGACCTGATAGGCTGCAACCGGGAGACCAAGTGTTGCCACATCTGATATGATGTCACCAAACCATCCTGCAGGCTTGACCATCAGGATGTCAGCCCCTTCTGCAGCGTCAAGTTCAGACTCCCTGAGTGCTTCACGCCGGTTTCCAACCGGCTCCTGGTACGTGGTCCTGTCACCAAACGAGTATCCGGATCCTGCCGCGTCACGGAACGGACCATACAGGCTGCTTGAAAACTTGGAGGAGTAGGACATGATCGGGATCTCGTCGTATCCGTTCTCATCAAGTGCTGACCTGAGGGCGGTCACCATTCCATCAAGCATGCATGAAGGGGCGATGATATCAGCACCTGCAGCAGCATGGGAGACTGCGATCTTCTGCATCAGGGCGAGTGATTCGTCGTTCTTCAGATCTACTCCATCTCTGCAATCACCGATGATCCCG
This window encodes:
- the hemB gene encoding porphobilinogen synthase, producing the protein MFPQIRMRRLRRRLIRPLLNETRIAKTDLIAPLFFDETATSPVAIASMPGVMRYPPAMAGEVCRSLASLGIRAVLLFGIPKEKDEAASGAFAPDGVIQQTIKAIKAAVPDMVIITDLCACEYTSHGHCGIIGDCRDGVDLKNDESLALMQKIAVSHAAAGADIIAPSCMLDGMVTALRSALDENGYDEIPIMSYSSKFSSSLYGPFRDAAGSGYSFGDRTTYQEPVGNRREALRESELDAAEGADILMVKPAGWFGDIISDVATLGLPVAAYQVSGEYSMIKAAAMNGWLDERRVVMESLISLRRAGADLIITYFAESVCRWIDEEQ